Proteins from a single region of Macaca nemestrina isolate mMacNem1 chromosome 13, mMacNem.hap1, whole genome shotgun sequence:
- the LOC105464850 gene encoding CCAAT/enhancer-binding protein zeta isoform X1 — translation MAAAKEPLEFHAKRPWRPEEAVEDPDEDDEDDANETENGFSLEEVLRLGGTKQDYLMLATLDENEEVIDGGKKGVIDDLQQGELEAFIQNLNLAKYTKACLIEEDEPAKKENSSKKEVKIPKINNKNTAQSQRTSVNKVKNKNKPKPHSDENGSTTPKVKKDKQNIFEFFERQTLLLKPGGKWYDLEYSNEYSLKPQPQDVVSNYKTLAQKLYEHEINLFKSKTNSQKGASSTWMKAIVSSGTLGDRMAAMILLIQDDAVHTLQFVETLVNLVKKKGSKQQCLMALDTFKELLITDLLPDSRKLRIFSQHPFDKLEQLSSGNKDSRDRRLILWYFEHQLKHLVAEFVQVLETLSHDTLVTTKTRALAVAHELLCNKPEEEKALLVQVVNKLGDPQNRIATKASHLLETLLCKHPNMKGVVCGEVERLLFRSNISSKAQYYAICFLNQMALSHEESELANKLITIYFCFFRTCIKKKDIESKMLSALLTGVNRAYPYSQTGDDKVREQIDTLFKVLHMVNFNTSVQALMLLFQVMNSQQTISDRYYTALYRKMLDPGLMMCSKQAMFLNLVYKSLKADVVLRRVKAFVKRLLQVTCQQMPPFICGALYLVSEILKAKPGLRSQLDDHPESDDEEHFIDANDDEDMEKFTDADKETEMVKKLETEETVPESDIETKKPEIASWVHFDNLKGGKQLNKYDPFSRNPLFCGAENTSLWELKKLSVHFHPSVALFAKTILQGNYIQYSGDPLQDFTLMRFLDRFVYRNPKPHKGKENTDSVVMQPKRKHFIKDIRHLPVNSKEFLAKEESQIPVDEVFFHRYYKKVAVKEKQKRDADEESIEDVDDEEFEKLIDTFEDDNCFSSGKDDMDFAGNVKKRTKGAKDNTLDEDSEGSDGELGNLDDDEVSLGSMDDEEFAEIDEDGGTFMDVLDDENESVPELEVHSKVNTKRSKRKGTNDFDLAGSFQGPRKKKRNFNDSSLFVSAEEFGHLLDENMGSKFDNIGMNAMANKDNASLKQLRWEAERDDWLHNRDVKSIIKKKKHFKKRIKTTQKTKKQRK, via the exons ATGGCGGCAGCCAAGGAGCCTTTGGAGTTCCATGCCAAGCGGCCTTGGCGCCCCGAGGAGGCAGTAGAAGATCCGGACGAGGACGACGAGGATGATGCTAATGAAACCGAGAATGGGTTCTCCCTGGAGGAAGTGTTACGGCTCGGAGGCACCAAG CAAGATTACCTTATGCTGGCTACTTTGGATGAGAATGAGGAAGTGATAGATGGAGGCAAAAAAGGAGTAATTGATGACCTTCAACAAGGTGAATTGGAAGCATTTATTCAAAATCTTAATTTGGCCAAGTATACAAAAGCTTGCTTAATTGAAGAAGATGAACcagctaaaaaagaaaattccagcaaaaaagaagtaaaaatacctaaaataaataacaaaaatacagcACAAAGTCAAAGGACATCAGTTAATAAggtgaaaaataagaataagccAAAACCACATTCTGATGAGAACGGCAGTACCACACCGAAAGTGAAGAAAGATAAACAGAACATCTTTgaattttttgagagacagactTTGTTACTCAAGCCTGGAGGCAAATGGTATGATCTGGAGTATAGCAATGAATATTCTTTGAAACCCCAGCCTCAGGATGTTGTATCTAACTACAAAACCCTTGCTCAGAAGCTGTATGAACATGAAATCAACTTATTCAAAAGTAAGACGAATAGTCAAAAGGGAGCCTCTTCTACCTGGATGAAAGCAATTGTGTCATCGGGGACACTAGGTGACAGGATGGCAGCCATGATTCTTCTTATTCAGGATGATGCCGTTCACACACTTCAGTTTGTAGAAACTCTTGTGAACCTTGTTAAAAAGAAGGGCAGCAAACAGCAGTGCCTCATGGCCTTGGATACTTTTAAAGAGTTGCTTATCACAGACCTTTTGCCAGACAGTCGGAAGCTGAGGATTTTCAGCCAGCATCCTTTTGACAAACTGGAACAGTTGTCCAGTGGCAACAAGGACTCAAGAGATAGAAGACTGATATTATGGTATTTTGAACACCAGCTGAAACACTTAGTGGCTGAATTTGTGCAGGTCTTAGAAACTTTAAGTCATGATACATTAGTAACCACTAAAACTCGAGCCCTTGCAGTGGCTCATGAGCTGCTTTGTAACAAGCCTGAGGAAGAAAAGGCTCTTCTTGTGCAAGTGGTAAATAAACTGGGAGATCCTCAGAACAGAATTGCCACAAAAGCCTCCCATCTGTTAGAGACATTACTTTGTAAACATCCCAATATGAAAGGAGTTGTGTGTGGTGAAGTAGAAAGGCTACTCTTCCGCTCAAATATCAGCTCCAAAGCTCAATATTAtgcaatttgctttttaaatcaaatGGCTCTGTCCCATGAAGAAAGTGAACTGGCTAACAAATTAATAActatttacttttgcttttttcggacttgtataaaaaaaaaagatattgaatCAAAAATGCTTAGCGCCCTTTTAACAGGTGTTAATAGGGCGTACCCTTATTCCCAGACTGGTGATGACAAAGTGAGGGAGCAGATTGACACACTGTTCAAAGTGTTGCATATGGTGAATTTTAATACCAGTGTGCAGGCTTTAATGTTGCTTTTCCAAGTCATGAATTCTCAGCAGACAATATCGGATCGATATTACACCGCATTATACAG gAAGATGTTGGATCCAGGGTTGATGATGTGTTCCAAGCAAGCTATGTTTCTTAACCTTGTCTACAAATCTCTGAAAGCTGACGTTGTGTTGCGCCGGGTGAAGGCTTTTGTGAAGAGGTTACTTCAAGTTACTTGTCAACAAATGCCACCATTTATATGTGGAGCTTTATATCTTGTGTCTGAGATCCTTAAAGCAAAACCAGGTTTAAGAAGCCAACTAGATGATCATCCG GAGTCTGATGATGAAGAACATTTTATTGATGCAAATGATGATGAAGACATGGAAAAATTCACTGATGCAGACAAAGAAACAGAGATGGTGAAAAAACTTGAGACAGAGGAAACGGTTCCTGAAAGTGATATAGAAACCAAAAAACCAGAGATTGCTTCCTGGGTGCACTTTGATAATTTGAAAG GTGGGAAACAGTTAAATAAATATGATCCATTCAGTAGAAATCCTCTGTTCTGTGGAGCTGAAAATACAAGTCTTTGGGAActcaaaaag ttatctGTGCATTTTCATCCCTCTGTGGCCCTTTTTGCAAAGACCATCCTTCAG GGAAACTATATTCAGTATTCGGGGGACCCCCTGCAGGATTTCACTCTAATGAGATTTTTGGATCGATTTGTATACCGAAATCCAAAGCCCCATAAAGGCAAAG AAAACACAGATAGTGTTGTGATGCAgccaaaaaggaaacattttattaaGGATATTCGTCATCTTCCTG tgaaCAGTAAGGAATTCCTTGCAAAagaagaaagccaaataccagtGGATGAAGTGTTTTTCCACAG GTATTATAAAAAAGTTGCtgttaaagagaaacaaaaacggGATGCAGATGAAGAAAGTATAGAAGACGTGGATGATGAGGAATTTGAAAAACTGATTG ACACATTTGAAGATGATAACTGTTTCAGCTCTGGAAAGGATGACATGGATTTTGCTGG TAACgtgaaaaagagaacaaaaggagCTAAGGATAACACATTAGATGAAGATTCAGAAGGTAGTGATGGTGAACTTGGTAACCTGGATGACGATGAAGTTTCTTTAGGAAGTATGGATGATGAAGAATTTGCTGAAATTGATGAAGATGGAGGAACATTCATGGATGTGTTAGATGATGAAAATGAGAGCGTTCCAg AACTTGAAGTCCACTCCAAAGTCAATActaagagaagcaagagaaaaggtACAAATGATTTTGACCTTGCTGGCTCATTTCAAG
- the LOC105464850 gene encoding CCAAT/enhancer-binding protein zeta isoform X2 has protein sequence MAAAKEPLEFHAKRPWRPEEAVEDPDEDDEDDANETENGFSLEEVLRLGGTKQDYLMLATLDENEEVIDGGKKGVIDDLQQGELEAFIQNLNLAKYTKACLIEEDEPAKKENSSKKEVKIPKINNKNTAQSQRTSVNKVKNKNKPKPHSDENGSTTPKVKKDKQNIFEFFERQTLLLKPGGKWYDLEYSNEYSLKPQPQDVVSNYKTLAQKLYEHEINLFKSKTNSQKGASSTWMKAIVSSGTLGDRMAAMILLIQDDAVHTLQFVETLVNLVKKKGSKQQCLMALDTFKELLITDLLPDSRKLRIFSQHPFDKLEQLSSGNKDSRDRRLILWYFEHQLKHLVAEFVQVLETLSHDTLVTTKTRALAVAHELLCNKPEEEKALLVQVVNKLGDPQNRIATKASHLLETLLCKHPNMKGVVCGEVERLLFRSNISSKAQYYAICFLNQMALSHEESELANKLITIYFCFFRTCIKKKDIESKMLSALLTGVNRAYPYSQTGDDKVREQIDTLFKVLHMVNFNTSVQALMLLFQVMNSQQTISDRYYTALYRKMLDPGLMMCSKQAMFLNLVYKSLKADVVLRRVKAFVKRLLQVTCQQMPPFICGALYLVSEILKAKPGLRSQLDDHPESDDEEHFIDANDDEDMEKFTDADKETEMVKKLETEETVPESDIETKKPEIASWVHFDNLKGGKQLNKYDPFSRNPLFCGAENTSLWELKKLSVHFHPSVALFAKTILQGNYIQYSGDPLQDFTLMRFLDRFVYRNPKPHKGKENTDSVVMQPKRKHFIKDIRHLPVNSKEFLAKEESQIPVDEVFFHRYYKKVAVKEKQKRDADEESIEDVDDEEFEKLIGWSAMAQSQLTHCSPAA, from the exons ATGGCGGCAGCCAAGGAGCCTTTGGAGTTCCATGCCAAGCGGCCTTGGCGCCCCGAGGAGGCAGTAGAAGATCCGGACGAGGACGACGAGGATGATGCTAATGAAACCGAGAATGGGTTCTCCCTGGAGGAAGTGTTACGGCTCGGAGGCACCAAG CAAGATTACCTTATGCTGGCTACTTTGGATGAGAATGAGGAAGTGATAGATGGAGGCAAAAAAGGAGTAATTGATGACCTTCAACAAGGTGAATTGGAAGCATTTATTCAAAATCTTAATTTGGCCAAGTATACAAAAGCTTGCTTAATTGAAGAAGATGAACcagctaaaaaagaaaattccagcaaaaaagaagtaaaaatacctaaaataaataacaaaaatacagcACAAAGTCAAAGGACATCAGTTAATAAggtgaaaaataagaataagccAAAACCACATTCTGATGAGAACGGCAGTACCACACCGAAAGTGAAGAAAGATAAACAGAACATCTTTgaattttttgagagacagactTTGTTACTCAAGCCTGGAGGCAAATGGTATGATCTGGAGTATAGCAATGAATATTCTTTGAAACCCCAGCCTCAGGATGTTGTATCTAACTACAAAACCCTTGCTCAGAAGCTGTATGAACATGAAATCAACTTATTCAAAAGTAAGACGAATAGTCAAAAGGGAGCCTCTTCTACCTGGATGAAAGCAATTGTGTCATCGGGGACACTAGGTGACAGGATGGCAGCCATGATTCTTCTTATTCAGGATGATGCCGTTCACACACTTCAGTTTGTAGAAACTCTTGTGAACCTTGTTAAAAAGAAGGGCAGCAAACAGCAGTGCCTCATGGCCTTGGATACTTTTAAAGAGTTGCTTATCACAGACCTTTTGCCAGACAGTCGGAAGCTGAGGATTTTCAGCCAGCATCCTTTTGACAAACTGGAACAGTTGTCCAGTGGCAACAAGGACTCAAGAGATAGAAGACTGATATTATGGTATTTTGAACACCAGCTGAAACACTTAGTGGCTGAATTTGTGCAGGTCTTAGAAACTTTAAGTCATGATACATTAGTAACCACTAAAACTCGAGCCCTTGCAGTGGCTCATGAGCTGCTTTGTAACAAGCCTGAGGAAGAAAAGGCTCTTCTTGTGCAAGTGGTAAATAAACTGGGAGATCCTCAGAACAGAATTGCCACAAAAGCCTCCCATCTGTTAGAGACATTACTTTGTAAACATCCCAATATGAAAGGAGTTGTGTGTGGTGAAGTAGAAAGGCTACTCTTCCGCTCAAATATCAGCTCCAAAGCTCAATATTAtgcaatttgctttttaaatcaaatGGCTCTGTCCCATGAAGAAAGTGAACTGGCTAACAAATTAATAActatttacttttgcttttttcggacttgtataaaaaaaaaagatattgaatCAAAAATGCTTAGCGCCCTTTTAACAGGTGTTAATAGGGCGTACCCTTATTCCCAGACTGGTGATGACAAAGTGAGGGAGCAGATTGACACACTGTTCAAAGTGTTGCATATGGTGAATTTTAATACCAGTGTGCAGGCTTTAATGTTGCTTTTCCAAGTCATGAATTCTCAGCAGACAATATCGGATCGATATTACACCGCATTATACAG gAAGATGTTGGATCCAGGGTTGATGATGTGTTCCAAGCAAGCTATGTTTCTTAACCTTGTCTACAAATCTCTGAAAGCTGACGTTGTGTTGCGCCGGGTGAAGGCTTTTGTGAAGAGGTTACTTCAAGTTACTTGTCAACAAATGCCACCATTTATATGTGGAGCTTTATATCTTGTGTCTGAGATCCTTAAAGCAAAACCAGGTTTAAGAAGCCAACTAGATGATCATCCG GAGTCTGATGATGAAGAACATTTTATTGATGCAAATGATGATGAAGACATGGAAAAATTCACTGATGCAGACAAAGAAACAGAGATGGTGAAAAAACTTGAGACAGAGGAAACGGTTCCTGAAAGTGATATAGAAACCAAAAAACCAGAGATTGCTTCCTGGGTGCACTTTGATAATTTGAAAG GTGGGAAACAGTTAAATAAATATGATCCATTCAGTAGAAATCCTCTGTTCTGTGGAGCTGAAAATACAAGTCTTTGGGAActcaaaaag ttatctGTGCATTTTCATCCCTCTGTGGCCCTTTTTGCAAAGACCATCCTTCAG GGAAACTATATTCAGTATTCGGGGGACCCCCTGCAGGATTTCACTCTAATGAGATTTTTGGATCGATTTGTATACCGAAATCCAAAGCCCCATAAAGGCAAAG AAAACACAGATAGTGTTGTGATGCAgccaaaaaggaaacattttattaaGGATATTCGTCATCTTCCTG tgaaCAGTAAGGAATTCCTTGCAAAagaagaaagccaaataccagtGGATGAAGTGTTTTTCCACAG GTATTATAAAAAAGTTGCtgttaaagagaaacaaaaacggGATGCAGATGAAGAAAGTATAGAAGACGTGGATGATGAGGAATTTGAAAAACTGATTG gctggagtgcaatggcacagtcacaactaactcactgcagccctgcagcctag
- the LOC105464849 gene encoding protein arginine methyltransferase NDUFAF7, mitochondrial isoform X1 has product MTVLVRSGVGPLCAVARAAIPSIWRGKYFSSGNEPAENNPVTPMLRHLMYKIKSTGPITVAEYMKEVLTNPAKGYYVYRDMLGKQGDFITSPEISQIFGELLGIWFISEWMATGKSTAFQLVELGPGRGTLVGDILRVFTQLGSVLKNCDISVHLVEVSQKLSEIQALTLTEEKVPLERNAGSPVYMKGVTKSGIPISWYRHLHDVPKGYSFYLAHEFFDVLPVHKFQKTPQGWREVFIDIDPQVSDKLRFVLAPSATPAEAFIQHDETRDHVEVCPDAGVIIEELSQRIALTGGAALVADYGHDGTKTDTFRGFCGHKLHDVLIAPGTADLTADVDFSYLRRMAQGKVASLGPIKQHTFLKNMGIDVRLKVLLDKSNEPSVRQQLLQGYDMLMNPKKMGERFNFFALLPHERLEGGRHQRNARQSKPFASLVAGFSELAWQ; this is encoded by the exons ATGACTGTTCTGGTGAGGTCAGGTGTGGGGCCGCTGTGTGCCGTGGCGCGTGCAG CCATTCCTTCTATTTGGAGAGGGAAATACTTCAGCTCCGGGAATGAACCTGCAGAAAACAACCCGGTGACGCCGATGCTGCGGCATCTTATGTACAAAATAAAGTCTACTGGTCCCATCACTGTGGCCGAGTACATGAAGGAGGTGTTGACTAATCCAGCCAAG GGTTATTATGTGTACCGTGACATGCTAGGCAAACAAGGAGATTTCATTACTTCACCTGAAATAAGTCAGATCTTTGGGGAG CTACTAGGGATATGGTTCATTAGTGAATGGATGGCCACTGGAAAAAGCACAGCTTTCCAGCTGGTGGAACTGGGCCCAGGTAGGGGAACCCTCGTGGGAGATATTTTGAGG GTGTTCACTCAACTTGGATCTGTGCTGAAAAACTGTGACATTTCAGTACATCTGGTAGAGGTAAGCCAAAAATTAAGTGAGATTCAAGCATTGACACTGACTGAAGAGAAGGTCCCGTTAGAGCGAAATGCTGGATCCCCAGTGTATATGAAAGGTGTCACTAAGTCTGGGATTCCAATTTCCTGGTACCGACATCTGCACGATGTTCCAAAAG GATACAGCTTTTATCTTGCACATGAATTTTTTGATGTTCTTCCTGTGCATAAATTTCAG AAGACACCACAGGGATGGCGAGAAGTATTCATTGACATTGATCCacaggtttctgataaactgagGTTTGTTTTGGCACCTTCTGCCACCCCAGCAGAAGCCTTCATACAA CATGATGAAACAAGGGATCATGTTGAAGTGTGTCCTGATGCTGGTGTTATCATTGAGGAACTTTCTCAACGCATTGCATTAACTGGAGGTGCTGCACTGGTTGCTGATTATGGTCATGATGGAACAAAGACAGATACCTTCAGA GGGTTTTGTGGCCACAAGCTTCATGATGTCTTAATTGCCCCAGGAACAGCAGATCTAACAGCTGATGTGGACTTCAGTTATTTACGAAGAATGGCACAGGGAAAAGTAGCCTCTCTGGGCCcaataaaacaacacacatttttaaaaaatatgggtATTGATGTCCGGCTGAAG gttcTTTTAGATAAATCAAATGAGCCATCAGTGAGGCAGCAGTTACTTCAAGGATATGATATGTTAATGAATCCAAAGAAGATG